One window of the Clostridium sp. MB40-C1 genome contains the following:
- a CDS encoding aminoacyl-histidine dipeptidase yields MKEALKGLQPVEVFKYFEKLSQIPRGSGNEKGISDYLVSFAKEQGLEYVQDSALNVVIKKKATPGYENSPAIVLQGHMDMVCEKNIDIEHDFTKDPLKLRVIDDMIYATGTTLGADNGIAVAMGLAILASNEYQHPAIELLVTTSEETGMDGAMTLEPKNIEGRTLINIDSEVEGTLLVSCAGGVTAKTTISAAWEAIDANLVPYIIRIRGLKGGHSGMEIDKERGNSNKLMGRILMSILSEIDFRLSSLNGGSKHNAIPRETDAVILVRAEDKALVEQKISECEELFKTELRTPDPDVRVEFEVLPTLPPEMLSKESTNNVVNYLYLVINGVTSMSMDIKGLVESSLNLGVIVTHQDSVEFISSIRSSVRSLKNELYNRLVVTAKLNGGSVVAESGYPEWAYNPDSKIRTIFEDVYEKMYGKKPHITAIHAGLECGLFAEKFDQIDAISFGPNLYDVHTPNEHMSISSVQRTWEYLLEVLKNVK; encoded by the coding sequence ATGAAAGAAGCACTTAAAGGTTTACAACCAGTTGAAGTATTTAAATACTTTGAAAAGCTATCACAGATTCCAAGAGGGTCTGGAAATGAAAAAGGGATTAGCGACTATTTAGTATCCTTTGCTAAGGAGCAGGGTCTAGAATATGTTCAGGACTCTGCATTAAATGTTGTTATAAAAAAGAAAGCGACACCCGGATATGAAAACAGTCCTGCTATTGTTTTGCAAGGTCATATGGATATGGTGTGTGAAAAAAATATAGATATAGAACATGATTTTACTAAGGATCCGCTAAAGTTAAGAGTAATTGATGACATGATATATGCAACTGGCACAACTTTGGGAGCAGATAATGGAATTGCGGTTGCAATGGGATTAGCAATTTTGGCTTCTAATGAATATCAACATCCGGCAATAGAATTGCTTGTTACCACTTCAGAAGAAACAGGAATGGATGGAGCAATGACATTAGAACCTAAAAATATAGAAGGAAGAACACTTATTAATATAGACTCCGAAGTAGAAGGTACGTTATTAGTGAGCTGTGCTGGGGGAGTTACAGCTAAAACAACAATTTCTGCAGCATGGGAAGCAATAGATGCAAACCTTGTTCCATATATAATTAGAATAAGAGGCTTAAAAGGTGGACATTCTGGAATGGAAATAGATAAAGAAAGAGGCAACTCTAATAAATTAATGGGTCGTATACTTATGTCTATTTTATCTGAAATAGATTTTAGACTCAGTTCATTAAATGGTGGATCTAAGCACAATGCTATTCCACGTGAGACAGATGCTGTTATCTTAGTAAGAGCTGAGGATAAAGCTTTAGTTGAGCAAAAAATATCTGAGTGTGAAGAATTATTTAAAACTGAATTGAGAACACCAGATCCTGACGTAAGAGTAGAATTTGAAGTTTTACCTACCTTGCCTCCAGAAATGCTTTCAAAAGAATCAACTAATAATGTAGTTAACTACTTATACTTAGTTATAAATGGGGTAACTTCGATGAGCATGGATATTAAGGGTTTAGTAGAAAGCTCCTTGAATCTTGGAGTAATTGTTACTCATCAAGATTCGGTAGAATTCATAAGCTCAATTAGAAGTTCCGTTAGAAGCTTAAAGAACGAATTATATAATAGATTGGTTGTAACGGCTAAACTGAATGGCGGAAGTGTTGTTGCCGAATCTGGTTACCCTGAATGGGCATATAATCCTGATTCAAAAATAAGAACAATTTTTGAAGATGTATATGAAAAAATGTATGGAAAGAAACCTCATATAACTGCAATTCATGCTGGACTTGAGTGCGGACTGTTTGCAGAAAAATTTGATCAAATAGATGCTATTTCTTTTGGACCAAATCTATATGATGTTCACACTCCAAATGAACACATGAGTATTTCTTCAGTTCAGAGGACGTGGGAATACTTATTGGAAGTATTGAAGAATGTAAAATAA
- a CDS encoding OPT family oligopeptide transporter codes for MDNKLSKYAYGGVAGKDYVPYVSSGSKSGGNVVVLIIGIILAALFAASTAYSGMKSGLTVAAGIPGSILGSALIAVFSKQKGILGKNLIQGMSSGAESVASGIIFVLPAILLIGSKVTFLEGFAVGVGGVLFGIGIASLVHNYLMVEEHGKLMYPESMAIAETLVASEGAGESMKYMGIGFGIGGIITVVTSSFLNVANNVISYVNETFYKWKFEVEVNPLLLGIGYIVGLEVSLTMFAGSILSNFCIMPLIGYFAALGHNGAAVWNNPNVAINAMQVKHIAGSYVKYIGAGIMLSGGLIGAIKLIPTIVSSIKETINAKSSNSGEGSSAGNIILLGGIVICFIGGFLISGGNILMAIVASILSLFLSLLFVIVSGRLTGTIGTSNLPVSGMTIASIVVVTLLFVTMGWKNSESNKSLLLFGTFIVTAIAMAGGYSQSQKVTFIIGGDKNEMQKYFAIAGIVGVTVVIGTILLLSNQLAMTGDNVPFALPQANLMSTLTAGIMSGKLPWVMIIAGAVMGVVLFLLNLPVMTVAIGFYLPISTTSIILIGALVRLFVERTCKSEKEKEVKVSNGISLSSGLVAGGSIIGLVGIIFQVSGVIKGAGPSGFVASNGMAFLILAGLIIATIIPIMNSKVKNDE; via the coding sequence GTGGATAATAAGTTATCTAAATATGCATATGGTGGTGTAGCTGGTAAAGACTACGTACCTTACGTTTCTAGTGGCTCTAAATCTGGGGGAAACGTTGTCGTATTGATAATTGGTATCATTTTGGCTGCTTTGTTTGCAGCATCTACTGCCTATTCAGGTATGAAATCAGGTCTTACAGTTGCGGCTGGTATACCTGGTTCTATACTAGGCTCCGCTCTTATAGCTGTATTTTCTAAACAAAAAGGTATTCTTGGTAAAAACCTAATTCAAGGTATGTCAAGTGGTGCAGAATCTGTTGCTAGTGGTATAATATTTGTTTTACCAGCAATTCTATTAATAGGTTCTAAAGTTACTTTCTTAGAAGGTTTTGCTGTTGGTGTAGGTGGAGTTTTATTCGGTATAGGAATAGCTTCTCTTGTTCACAATTACTTAATGGTTGAAGAACACGGTAAATTAATGTACCCTGAGTCAATGGCTATAGCTGAAACACTTGTTGCTTCAGAAGGTGCTGGAGAATCAATGAAGTACATGGGAATCGGGTTTGGAATAGGTGGTATTATAACTGTTGTAACTAGTTCATTTTTAAATGTAGCTAACAATGTTATAAGCTATGTAAACGAAACTTTCTACAAGTGGAAATTTGAAGTTGAAGTCAATCCCCTATTATTAGGTATAGGATATATAGTTGGTTTAGAGGTTTCTTTAACTATGTTTGCTGGTTCTATATTATCTAACTTCTGTATTATGCCTTTAATAGGTTACTTTGCTGCTCTTGGACACAACGGTGCAGCTGTATGGAATAATCCTAATGTTGCTATAAACGCTATGCAGGTTAAACATATAGCTGGTAGTTATGTAAAATATATCGGTGCTGGAATAATGCTTTCTGGTGGTTTAATAGGTGCCATAAAGCTTATACCTACAATAGTATCTTCCATAAAAGAAACTATTAATGCTAAGTCTTCAAATAGTGGTGAGGGTTCATCTGCTGGAAACATAATATTACTTGGTGGTATAGTAATATGTTTCATAGGCGGTTTCTTGATATCTGGTGGTAATATATTAATGGCAATAGTTGCTTCTATTTTATCATTATTCTTATCACTACTATTTGTTATAGTTTCTGGTCGTTTAACGGGTACTATAGGAACTTCCAACCTTCCTGTATCTGGTATGACTATAGCTTCTATAGTTGTTGTAACATTATTATTCGTTACAATGGGATGGAAAAATTCTGAAAGCAACAAATCATTACTTTTATTTGGTACATTTATAGTTACTGCTATAGCTATGGCTGGTGGTTATTCTCAATCACAAAAAGTTACTTTCATAATAGGTGGAGACAAAAATGAAATGCAAAAATACTTTGCTATAGCTGGTATAGTTGGTGTTACAGTAGTTATTGGTACTATATTGTTACTTTCTAACCAACTCGCAATGACTGGGGATAACGTTCCATTTGCACTACCTCAAGCTAACTTAATGTCAACATTAACTGCTGGTATAATGTCAGGTAAATTACCTTGGGTTATGATAATTGCTGGTGCTGTTATGGGAGTTGTTTTATTCTTATTAAACCTTCCTGTAATGACAGTTGCTATAGGATTCTATTTACCAATATCCACAACTTCTATAATACTAATAGGTGCATTAGTTCGTTTATTTGTAGAAAGAACTTGTAAATCTGAAAAAGAAAAAGAAGTTAAAGTTTCTAATGGTATAAGTTTATCATCTGGACTTGTTGCTGGTGGTTCTATAATAGGACTTGTAGGTATAATATTTCAAGTATCAGGTGTTATAAAAGGAGCTGGACCAAGTGGATTCGTTGCTTCTAATGGAATGGCATTTTTAATATTAGCAGGTCTTATAATAGCTACTATAATACCTATAATGAACAGTAAGGTAAAAAATGATGAATAA
- a CDS encoding PqqD family protein, whose translation MMNNNEEILSIIFKVSDSLEYEVDKDNTVTILEKQDHKIQNFFRKLKFRIPEYKRISMDEYGSYVFLQINGKKTVRDIGENLEAKYGDKTHPLYERLLLFLNHIDVNCHYIEKTNF comes from the coding sequence ATGATGAATAATAACGAAGAGATTTTAAGCATAATATTTAAAGTCTCTGATAGTTTAGAATATGAAGTAGATAAGGACAATACTGTGACAATACTCGAAAAACAAGATCACAAGATCCAAAACTTCTTTAGAAAACTTAAATTTAGAATTCCAGAATATAAAAGAATTTCTATGGATGAATATGGAAGTTATGTGTTTTTGCAAATAAATGGCAAGAAAACTGTAAGAGATATTGGAGAAAATCTAGAAGCAAAGTATGGTGATAAAACTCATCCACTTTATGAAAGATTATTGTTGTTCTTAAACCATATCGACGTTAATTGTCACTATATAGAAAAAACAAATTTCTAA
- a CDS encoding DUF4317 domain-containing protein: protein MKRKDILELKKRLKKDHCTFTKICGCYVNSEKNIILNFRESFLNLDEDEYFKYLEIAKKVLSGTIGNNILELNFPLNENLENEKQISLFKLKKSQLKDDALLEDFYKSIIDSYDYTGNFLILVFHDAYDVITKTTDNAKIDESEEIYEYILCAICPVSLSEPGLRYFEEEKKIKARIRDWVVNVPTLGFVFPAFINRASDVNSIMYYTKNAKEPHPELMENALGCFSKQTATIQKQTFQAIIKDSISADEEKAEKTFMEIQENLNTMIDEYNSTYADTDEEPITLTQKDIQNLLVESGVPEEATTKIQKSYVENFGEDLPLAENLIDSKVLKANAQRKKEEHLEKKVEILEGRLEQVRQETAVDNETDLSTEVNDDNVVLEEADDKSSEDNKITSDYDVILQVKPEKIPQIKSQIIDGQKYIVIPINENEQTTVNGLDDLI from the coding sequence ATGAAAAGAAAAGATATACTTGAGTTAAAAAAACGTTTAAAAAAAGATCATTGCACCTTCACTAAAATATGTGGTTGCTATGTTAATAGTGAAAAAAATATTATTTTAAATTTTAGAGAATCCTTTTTAAATTTAGATGAGGATGAGTATTTTAAGTATTTAGAAATTGCTAAAAAAGTCCTATCTGGAACTATTGGCAATAATATTTTAGAACTTAACTTTCCACTTAATGAAAATCTTGAAAATGAAAAACAAATTTCTCTTTTTAAACTTAAAAAAAGCCAATTAAAAGATGATGCTCTACTTGAAGATTTTTATAAATCCATTATAGATAGTTATGATTATACTGGTAATTTTTTAATACTAGTTTTTCATGATGCTTATGATGTTATTACTAAAACTACTGATAATGCTAAAATAGATGAATCTGAAGAAATATATGAGTATATTCTATGCGCAATATGCCCTGTTTCACTTTCAGAGCCTGGACTTAGATACTTTGAAGAAGAAAAGAAAATAAAGGCACGTATTAGAGATTGGGTAGTTAATGTTCCAACCCTTGGCTTTGTATTCCCTGCTTTTATTAATCGTGCTTCAGATGTTAATTCTATTATGTATTATACTAAAAATGCAAAGGAACCACATCCTGAATTAATGGAAAATGCTTTAGGTTGCTTTTCAAAACAAACTGCCACTATCCAAAAACAAACATTCCAAGCAATTATTAAAGATTCTATTAGCGCTGATGAAGAAAAAGCCGAGAAAACTTTTATGGAAATACAAGAAAACCTAAATACTATGATAGATGAGTATAATTCAACATATGCTGATACAGATGAAGAACCTATAACCTTAACACAAAAGGATATACAGAATCTTTTAGTAGAAAGCGGAGTTCCTGAAGAAGCTACTACTAAAATTCAAAAATCTTATGTAGAAAACTTTGGTGAAGACCTTCCTTTAGCAGAGAATTTAATTGACTCAAAAGTACTTAAAGCAAATGCTCAAAGAAAAAAGGAAGAACATCTTGAAAAGAAAGTAGAGATACTTGAAGGTAGACTTGAGCAAGTTAGACAAGAAACTGCTGTAGATAATGAAACTGATCTGTCTACAGAAGTTAATGATGATAATGTGGTTTTAGAAGAAGCTGACGATAAAAGTTCAGAAGATAATAAGATTACTTCTGACTATGACGTTATACTTCAAGTAAAACCTGAAAAGATACCTCAAATAAAATCTCAGATAATTGATGGTCAAAAATACATAGTTATTCCTATTAATGAAAATGAACAAACTACAGTTAATGGCTTAGATGATTTGATTTAA
- a CDS encoding sorbosone dehydrogenase family protein, translated as MKKIRNILSKIISHADNAANVKTRAITSRQFHYEIEVIAENLYVPWAMDISNEGKIYFTERSGAIRIIEDGKLLTQPLITFGTPFISRGEGGLMGIALDPNYSQNHYMYVMHSYTEGNQIYNRVVRLVENNNRAFIDRVLLDKIPGGQIHNGGRLKIGPDKKLYITTGDAGNSALAQDLRSTAGKILRIELDGSIPKDNPIANSPVYSLGHRNPQGLAWNSENILYASEHGQLAHDEINIIQPGANYGWPLAQGDEESQEVKIQKPLIHSGEETWAPSGIAFVNQGPWQDKLLVTNLRGQQLLAISLDEKGTVVKDVESWFKNQYGRLRDVIQGKDGSIYLTTSNRDGRGNPNIADDKIIRLIPQ; from the coding sequence ATGAAAAAAATTCGCAACATTTTATCTAAAATTATATCTCATGCTGATAATGCAGCTAATGTGAAAACAAGAGCAATTACATCAAGGCAATTTCATTATGAGATTGAAGTTATTGCTGAAAATTTATATGTACCCTGGGCTATGGATATAAGTAATGAAGGGAAAATATATTTTACGGAGCGATCTGGGGCAATTAGAATTATTGAAGATGGTAAACTGCTTACACAGCCATTAATTACATTTGGGACACCCTTTATAAGTAGAGGAGAGGGTGGTTTAATGGGGATTGCTCTAGATCCTAATTACTCACAAAACCACTATATGTATGTTATGCATTCATATACAGAAGGTAATCAAATCTATAACCGTGTTGTAAGATTGGTTGAAAACAATAACAGGGCATTTATTGATAGAGTTCTTTTGGATAAGATCCCTGGTGGACAAATTCACAATGGAGGAAGGTTAAAGATAGGCCCAGATAAGAAGTTATATATAACAACAGGAGATGCAGGAAATTCTGCATTGGCACAAGATTTAAGAAGTACAGCAGGAAAAATACTGCGAATAGAATTAGATGGAAGCATTCCAAAGGATAATCCAATTGCTAATTCACCTGTTTATAGCTTAGGTCATCGAAACCCACAAGGTTTAGCGTGGAATTCAGAAAATATATTGTATGCATCAGAGCACGGACAGTTAGCACATGATGAGATAAATATAATACAACCAGGAGCCAATTATGGATGGCCTCTTGCTCAAGGAGATGAAGAGTCACAAGAAGTTAAGATACAAAAGCCTTTGATACACAGTGGAGAAGAGACATGGGCACCTTCTGGAATTGCTTTTGTAAATCAAGGACCATGGCAAGATAAATTACTCGTTACCAATTTGCGTGGACAGCAATTACTTGCTATTTCGTTAGATGAAAAAGGAACGGTAGTAAAGGATGTGGAATCATGGTTCAAGAATCAGTATGGACGTTTACGTGATGTTATTCAGGGGAAAGATGGATCAATTTACTTGACAACAAGTAATAGGGATGGCAGAGGAAATCCTAATATAGCTGACGATAAAATTATCAGGCTCATTCCCCAATAA
- a CDS encoding flagellin — protein sequence MIINYNANAMIAYRNIIINGALAGKAMERLASGKRINRASDDPAGLAISERMRAQIRGLEMASKNAQDGISMIQVAEGGVNEIQSMLQRMRELAVQAANGTNSLEDRKCIQDEINQLTKGIDDIANNTEYNTIKILNANVADTGEVKLQVGANEGQFFGIKFQNMNSKALGINGNTDKDGVDVSTPEKASAAIKVFDDAINKVSSFRSSLGASANMLEHRINYLENTIGNLTEAESRIRDADMAKEMMNYTKYSVLQQAAQAILSQVLKQQESTIQLLKFLNN from the coding sequence ATGATAATTAATTATAATGCGAATGCTATGATTGCATATAGAAATATTATAATAAATGGTGCTTTGGCTGGAAAAGCCATGGAAAGGCTTGCTTCGGGCAAGAGAATAAACAGGGCATCTGATGATCCGGCAGGACTTGCAATTTCAGAAAGGATGAGAGCACAGATAAGAGGATTGGAAATGGCATCAAAAAATGCTCAAGATGGAATTTCCATGATACAGGTTGCAGAAGGTGGAGTGAATGAAATTCAATCCATGCTTCAAAGAATGAGGGAGTTAGCAGTACAAGCAGCTAATGGTACAAATTCTCTAGAAGACAGGAAGTGTATCCAAGATGAAATTAACCAGTTGACAAAAGGGATTGATGATATTGCAAACAATACAGAATACAACACTATTAAGATTTTGAATGCTAATGTAGCCGATACAGGAGAAGTAAAGCTTCAGGTTGGAGCTAACGAAGGCCAATTTTTTGGAATAAAATTTCAAAATATGAATTCTAAGGCTTTAGGGATAAATGGAAATACGGACAAGGATGGGGTGGATGTTTCCACTCCAGAAAAGGCGTCAGCAGCTATAAAGGTCTTTGATGACGCCATTAATAAAGTTTCATCCTTCAGATCCAGTTTGGGAGCATCAGCAAATATGTTGGAGCATAGGATTAATTATTTAGAAAATACAATAGGTAATTTGACAGAAGCGGAATCAAGAATCAGGGATGCCGACATGGCAAAAGAAATGATGAATTACACTAAATACAGTGTTCTTCAACAAGCAGCTCAAGCAATACTTTCCCAAGTGCTAAAGCAACAGGAAAGTACAATTCAATTATTGAAGTTCTTAAACAATTAA
- a CDS encoding FRG domain-containing protein: MSTEKNSTEIKPKKCSNETNANAPVVQCIGRANSVQEYLEIIDTTFKNICPSNRNCELWYRGQPQAAFDLIPRIARPPLNPEDEILFLSKFKSLAIPDVQYLPSFPIPNGPAAYWHWLFQMQHYGVPTRLMDWSRDAFVGLFFAITQGTADVGKDAAVWILNPVILNQAFSFHSFVNPGYIPNVDEPVVDFYFGPNAQILGTTKPAAVIGPMNSPRIVAQRGTFTVFPRVEDVTPLNQFTDASSYLLKICIAAESIDSIRQQLTRYGITRFALFPDLCYIADEINLQLMQEGQIPSA, from the coding sequence ATGAGCACTGAAAAAAACTCTACAGAAATAAAACCTAAAAAATGTTCCAATGAAACGAATGCAAATGCCCCTGTTGTTCAATGCATAGGCCGCGCCAACTCTGTGCAGGAGTACTTGGAAATAATAGACACAACATTTAAAAATATTTGTCCAAGTAATAGAAACTGTGAATTGTGGTACCGTGGCCAACCACAGGCAGCATTTGATCTTATACCAAGAATCGCAAGACCACCATTAAACCCTGAGGATGAGATATTGTTTCTATCGAAATTTAAATCTCTTGCAATACCAGATGTCCAATATCTGCCTTCATTTCCTATTCCTAATGGACCTGCGGCTTACTGGCACTGGCTGTTCCAGATGCAGCACTATGGCGTACCAACTAGACTAATGGACTGGTCCCGTGATGCATTTGTAGGCTTGTTTTTTGCCATTACCCAAGGGACTGCTGATGTAGGAAAAGATGCGGCAGTATGGATACTCAACCCTGTAATATTGAATCAAGCTTTTTCATTCCACAGCTTCGTAAATCCTGGATATATCCCTAATGTGGATGAACCGGTGGTGGACTTTTATTTTGGTCCTAATGCGCAAATACTTGGCACTACAAAACCGGCTGCCGTAATTGGTCCTATGAACAGCCCAAGGATAGTAGCCCAAAGGGGAACTTTCACAGTATTCCCTCGTGTTGAGGATGTTACGCCTTTGAACCAGTTCACTGATGCTTCTAGTTATTTGTTAAAGATTTGCATTGCTGCAGAAAGTATCGATTCTATCAGGCAACAATTAACACGCTATGGAATAACAAGATTTGCTCTATTCCCAGACCTCTGCTATATCGCAGATGAGATTAACCTCCAACTAATGCAGGAAGGACAGATACCTTCAGCTTAA
- a CDS encoding sigma 54-interacting transcriptional regulator, with translation MKYLSTKEQLKEYLSQQTPIFKTEKLSYFTTKHMSSYFNISRSVTSQYLNELYKEGELIKINSRPVYFLDKKAIEKKYGELIEDHEFFNISDLMKTLTKNKFVQKDFYKAIGNNGSISYTITQLKTALLYPPQGLPIVLYGEEGVGKEFLADLTFEFLKNDKLLQNESKYIKVTILKNTTTDYIKEIFGYRNLSSGEVKTGLLEEAKDGMIYISNASNMSEKCQQKLSEYLSLGKYTCVNDVQNIQTSKTRVVLSTLEDPYQSLSQNLLINIPVVAKIPSLDVRSEEEKIEFILKFFTLEEETIQKNIKVSKRLLQVLMDYPFSNNLNGLKKCIQRICANAYLQHKEDKSLNVYIYNLPSEILSHLDASYKSELNDEELISIHDFKKSETSINILYFFDHLIDCYIEYEKNNITFSEFLDHGFHLMREYYDYIIFEEKYKNSRVKAVEKLINNILEDVKSRARITLPLNCGFTISRILNAIQKIQSSINVWEKERLHNIKSCFGTLIKELPNEYVLTKQIAKNINNTLDLKITYINQIFILLNIHFYNKNLKNQDIVGIIICHGYSTASSISDAVNSLLGENLFEAIDMPLNTDIEEVAFKVNEYIKSNYYYKNIILMVDMGSLEGVIEQVKGNVNIGIVNNVSTSLALNVGLKIIQQMAIEKILQNVCKESICKYKFISAVEKETAIVFTSDAGEKVSSKISELFKQSLPKQIQLKFLDYDYKKLMKNKSEDILFKKYDVVLMIKPYTLDIENINSVTLEDIVNFKDIRKVHQALKPYLSEEEIEVFNQRLLKNFSLHSVMENLTILNANKLLDYVSEAVSHLQVLLGQKFQSKTIIGIYIHICFLVERLVTKNAIEIYDNLDGFEKSHPDFIKNVHNSFELMLRNYNVEIPISEIAYLYDYILNDRKGGEK, from the coding sequence ATGAAGTATTTAAGCACAAAGGAACAATTAAAAGAATATCTTTCTCAGCAAACACCAATATTTAAGACTGAAAAATTATCTTATTTTACAACTAAACATATGAGCAGTTACTTTAATATTTCCAGGTCTGTTACTAGTCAATATCTTAATGAATTATATAAGGAAGGAGAACTTATAAAAATAAATTCTCGTCCTGTATATTTCTTAGATAAAAAAGCTATAGAAAAAAAATATGGAGAACTTATAGAAGACCATGAATTTTTTAACATATCAGATTTAATGAAAACTTTAACCAAAAATAAATTTGTTCAAAAAGATTTTTATAAGGCCATAGGGAATAATGGATCCATAAGTTATACCATTACCCAATTAAAAACTGCTTTACTATATCCTCCTCAAGGGTTGCCTATTGTTTTGTATGGAGAAGAAGGTGTAGGAAAGGAATTTTTAGCAGATCTCACTTTTGAATTTCTAAAAAATGACAAGTTATTACAGAATGAAAGTAAATATATAAAAGTCACCATACTAAAAAATACAACCACAGATTACATAAAAGAAATATTTGGATATAGAAATTTAAGCTCAGGTGAGGTTAAAACTGGTCTTTTAGAAGAAGCCAAAGATGGTATGATCTATATTTCTAATGCTTCAAATATGAGTGAAAAGTGTCAGCAAAAATTAAGCGAATATTTAAGTTTAGGTAAGTATACTTGTGTAAATGATGTTCAAAATATTCAAACGTCTAAGACACGTGTGGTTTTAAGTACATTGGAAGATCCTTATCAAAGTCTTTCACAAAATCTACTAATTAACATACCTGTTGTTGCTAAAATCCCTTCTTTGGATGTTAGATCTGAAGAAGAAAAAATAGAATTTATACTTAAATTTTTTACATTGGAAGAAGAGACAATTCAAAAAAACATAAAGGTATCTAAAAGATTACTTCAAGTACTTATGGATTATCCTTTTAGTAACAATTTAAATGGATTAAAAAAATGTATCCAAAGAATATGTGCAAATGCTTATCTTCAGCATAAGGAGGATAAAAGTTTAAATGTTTATATATACAATCTGCCAAGTGAAATACTTTCACATTTAGATGCAAGTTATAAATCTGAATTAAATGATGAAGAACTTATTTCAATTCATGATTTTAAAAAAAGTGAAACTAGTATTAATATACTTTACTTCTTTGATCATTTGATTGATTGCTATATAGAATATGAGAAAAACAATATAACATTTTCGGAGTTTTTAGACCATGGGTTTCATCTTATGCGGGAATATTATGATTATATTATTTTCGAAGAAAAGTATAAAAATAGTCGTGTAAAAGCTGTAGAAAAGTTGATCAATAATATTTTAGAAGATGTAAAGTCAAGAGCACGAATTACTTTACCTTTAAATTGTGGTTTTACAATTAGCAGAATACTTAATGCTATACAAAAAATACAATCGAGTATTAATGTTTGGGAAAAAGAAAGGCTTCATAATATTAAAAGTTGTTTTGGTACTTTGATTAAAGAATTACCTAATGAATATGTTTTAACAAAACAAATTGCTAAAAATATAAATAATACTTTAGATTTAAAAATCACTTATATTAATCAAATTTTTATACTATTAAATATTCATTTTTACAATAAAAATCTTAAAAATCAAGACATTGTAGGAATTATAATTTGTCATGGATATTCTACAGCTTCTAGTATATCTGATGCAGTTAACAGCCTTTTAGGTGAGAATCTTTTTGAAGCTATAGATATGCCACTAAATACAGATATTGAAGAGGTTGCTTTTAAAGTAAATGAGTATATTAAAAGTAATTATTACTATAAGAACATCATTCTAATGGTGGATATGGGATCTTTAGAAGGAGTTATTGAGCAAGTTAAAGGTAATGTAAATATTGGAATTGTAAATAATGTATCTACTAGTTTAGCTTTAAATGTAGGACTTAAAATAATACAGCAGATGGCAATAGAAAAGATTTTACAAAATGTTTGCAAAGAAAGTATATGCAAATATAAATTCATATCTGCAGTAGAAAAAGAAACTGCAATTGTATTTACTAGTGATGCAGGAGAAAAAGTAAGCTCAAAAATATCTGAACTTTTCAAACAAAGTTTACCAAAACAAATTCAGCTTAAATTTTTAGATTATGATTATAAAAAATTAATGAAAAATAAATCAGAAGATATATTGTTTAAGAAATATGATGTGGTATTAATGATCAAGCCATACACACTAGATATTGAAAACATTAATAGTGTTACTTTAGAGGATATTGTCAATTTTAAAGATATTAGAAAGGTACATCAAGCACTTAAGCCATATTTAAGTGAAGAAGAAATTGAAGTTTTTAACCAAAGATTACTTAAAAACTTTTCATTGCATAGTGTCATGGAAAACTTAACTATATTAAATGCAAATAAGCTTTTAGATTATGTTTCTGAAGCTGTAAGCCATCTCCAAGTTTTATTAGGACAAAAATTTCAAAGTAAAACAATTATAGGGATATATATACACATATGTTTCCTTGTTGAAAGATTGGTTACTAAAAATGCTATAGAAATTTATGATAACTTAGATGGGTTTGAAAAGAGTCACCCAGATTTTATAAAGAATGTTCATAATAGTTTTGAATTGATGTTAAGGAATTATAATGTAGAGATACCTATCAGCGAAATAGCTTATTTATATGATTATATTTTAAATGATAGAAAAGGAGGGGAGAAATAA